The following are encoded in a window of Mycobacterium decipiens genomic DNA:
- a CDS encoding FUSC family protein has protein sequence MIKHFEQLRTWASGSDPGLFRLRLAARTTAALVCALAVLYLLTSATNQPLTVSLFGVLITMIAARSVREPDPHRQQVTIALLPVVATPVITAATLLTPHKVAGDIVFVVIVFAAAYVRRFGARGRALGMVAVMAYFFTLYLRASTTELPWLIAAVLVGTACTFVMSAYVLPDRPEQVLRATMRALRARMALVIDSATDPLRVGHLDERRHRRVRLRMVGLNETALLIQGQVDDNVSPAALWVGVTGEHLAQWLFDAELTVERVATAAIRAAAVASEIPTATRVQLVEALAQLASAIRLPQPDGLRRAASLAAQLRDQHRAPDDNPGATAVRRLALAIIDAAAAAAEVRVADEHSATADTEVDASIPPPAPEGCHAGDELHWGLRPTTRQAIQVAVAASLAIVAGELVSPARSYWAVIAAFAMFSGTTSWGQTVRKGWQRLLGTLLGVPCGVLIATLISGEAVASIVLILVCVFCATYFLDVAYSLTIFWITTMLALLYGLLGHFTLEVLLLRIAETAVGAAIGVVVAIAVLPTRLRASVRDDTQTFLTTLSQLITSSVATLLGNPAPNRAAASPTDTARRLDRDLHQLRITAAPLRAGVVGVAGRRSIRRNMRLFTACDRYARTLARSSERCEDAAGSTQLADAVTSAAAQVIHNIDALVTASDGTPTATVVPATDHLDSAETLAGRDRLELRPDGQRLRAALRALRQIDRAVVTAAIDLGAVDGLRLTDDASS, from the coding sequence ATGATTAAGCATTTCGAGCAGTTGCGCACCTGGGCGAGCGGCTCCGATCCCGGGTTGTTCCGACTGCGGTTGGCCGCCCGGACGACGGCCGCGCTGGTGTGCGCCCTGGCAGTTCTCTACCTGCTAACCAGCGCAACGAACCAGCCATTGACCGTCTCGCTGTTCGGCGTCCTTATCACCATGATCGCGGCACGATCCGTGCGGGAGCCGGACCCGCATCGCCAGCAGGTCACGATAGCGCTGCTGCCGGTTGTCGCCACACCTGTCATCACCGCGGCCACGCTGCTCACGCCCCACAAGGTGGCCGGCGACATTGTCTTCGTTGTGATCGTGTTCGCGGCGGCCTACGTCCGCCGCTTCGGGGCGCGGGGCAGGGCGCTGGGGATGGTCGCGGTCATGGCCTATTTCTTCACCTTGTACCTGCGGGCCAGCACCACCGAGCTGCCTTGGCTGATCGCGGCTGTCCTGGTGGGCACGGCCTGCACCTTCGTCATGAGCGCCTACGTTCTGCCCGATCGACCCGAGCAGGTGCTGCGAGCCACCATGCGGGCCTTGCGGGCGCGGATGGCGCTGGTCATCGACTCCGCCACCGACCCGCTGCGGGTCGGCCACCTCGACGAACGGCGGCACCGACGGGTGCGCCTCCGGATGGTCGGGCTCAACGAGACCGCGTTGCTAATCCAAGGCCAAGTAGACGACAACGTCAGTCCGGCTGCGCTCTGGGTCGGGGTCACCGGCGAGCACCTGGCCCAGTGGTTGTTCGACGCCGAACTCACCGTCGAACGCGTCGCGACCGCGGCCATCCGCGCCGCGGCCGTTGCTTCGGAGATACCCACCGCCACCCGCGTCCAACTGGTGGAGGCGCTCGCACAGCTAGCGAGCGCCATCCGGTTACCCCAACCTGACGGGCTGCGGCGGGCCGCCAGCCTGGCTGCTCAGCTGCGCGATCAGCACCGCGCCCCAGACGACAACCCGGGCGCAACAGCGGTGCGGCGACTGGCGCTGGCGATCATCGACGCGGCGGCCGCGGCTGCCGAAGTCCGGGTAGCCGATGAGCACTCCGCCACCGCGGACACCGAGGTCGATGCGAGCATCCCACCGCCGGCACCCGAAGGTTGCCACGCCGGTGACGAACTGCACTGGGGTCTGCGGCCGACAACCCGGCAGGCCATCCAGGTAGCCGTCGCCGCGTCGCTGGCCATCGTCGCCGGCGAGTTGGTGTCCCCGGCGCGCTCATACTGGGCGGTGATCGCGGCGTTCGCGATGTTCTCCGGCACTACCTCCTGGGGCCAAACCGTCCGCAAGGGCTGGCAACGCCTGCTCGGCACCCTGCTCGGCGTGCCCTGTGGGGTGCTGATCGCCACCTTGATCTCCGGAGAAGCCGTCGCGTCGATCGTCTTGATCCTGGTCTGCGTGTTCTGCGCCACCTATTTCCTGGATGTCGCCTACAGCCTGACGATCTTCTGGATCACCACCATGTTGGCGTTGCTTTACGGTCTGCTCGGCCATTTCACCCTCGAGGTGCTACTGCTGCGGATCGCTGAGACCGCGGTCGGCGCCGCCATCGGCGTCGTGGTTGCGATCGCGGTGCTCCCAACCCGGCTGCGAGCCTCCGTCCGCGACGACACCCAAACGTTTTTGACGACCCTGTCCCAGCTGATCACGTCGTCCGTCGCGACCCTGCTGGGCAACCCCGCACCCAACCGAGCGGCCGCGAGCCCAACCGACACGGCGCGTCGACTCGACCGGGACCTGCACCAGTTGCGGATTACCGCCGCGCCGCTGCGGGCCGGCGTCGTCGGTGTCGCCGGGCGCCGTAGCATCCGGCGTAACATGCGGCTGTTCACCGCGTGCGATCGCTACGCACGGACGCTGGCCCGGTCCAGCGAACGATGCGAGGACGCCGCCGGCTCCACCCAGCTGGCCGATGCCGTCACGTCGGCGGCTGCGCAGGTCATCCACAACATCGACGCGTTGGTCACCGCCAGCGACGGCACCCCGACCGCGACCGTCGTGCCCGCAACCGACCATCTCGACTCCGCTGAAACTCTCGCGGGGCGAGACCGTTTGGAGCTGCGGCCCGATGGTCAACGACTCCGCGCCGCGTTGCGCGCGCTGCGCCAAATCGACCGGGCCGTGGTCACCGCGGCAATCGACCTCGGCGCGGTCGACGGCCTGCGACTGACGGATGACGCCTCGAGCTGA
- a CDS encoding VOC family protein: protein MPKRTEYAPGTPNWVDLQTTDQSAAKGFYTTLFGWSYDDNPMPGGGGVYSMATLNGETVAAIAPMPPGAPEGMPPIWNTYLTVDGVDAVLDKVVTAGGQVLMPAFDIGDAGRMSFIADPTGAAVGLWQADQHIGATLVNETGTVIWNELLTEKPDLALVFYEAVVGLTHSTIEMAPGQNYRVLKAAGTDVGGCMEPPMPGIPNHWHVYFAVDDADATAAKAAAAGGQITVEPFDIPSVGRCAVLSDPQGAIFSLLTPAPQQ, encoded by the coding sequence ATGCCCAAGAGAACCGAATACGCGCCAGGCACGCCGAACTGGGTTGACCTGCAGACCACCGATCAGTCGGCCGCCAAGGGGTTCTACACAACGCTTTTCGGCTGGAGCTACGACGACAACCCGATGCCCGGTGGCGGTGGGGTGTATTCCATGGCCACCTTGAACGGGGAAACCGTGGCCGCCATCGCGCCAATGCCTCCGGGCGCACCGGAGGGCATGCCGCCGATCTGGAACACCTACCTCACGGTGGACGGCGTGGATGCCGTGCTGGACAAGGTGGTGACCGCGGGAGGTCAGGTGCTGATGCCTGCCTTCGATATCGGCGATGCCGGCCGAATGTCGTTCATCGCCGATCCGACGGGCGCGGCCGTGGGACTGTGGCAGGCCGATCAACACATCGGCGCAACGCTGGTCAACGAGACGGGCACGGTCATCTGGAACGAATTGCTCACGGAGAAACCAGATTTGGCGCTGGTCTTCTATGAAGCGGTGGTTGGCCTGACCCACTCGACGATCGAGATGGCTCCGGGCCAGAACTACCGGGTGCTCAAGGCAGCCGGAACGGATGTCGGTGGCTGTATGGAACCGCCGATGCCCGGTATACCCAATCATTGGCATGTCTATTTCGCGGTGGACGACGCCGACGCCACGGCCGCCAAGGCGGCCGCGGCGGGTGGTCAGATCACCGTGGAGCCGTTTGACATTCCGTCGGTGGGACGGTGCGCCGTCTTGTCCGATCCGCAGGGCGCGATATTCAGTCTGCTGACGCCCGCACCGCAGCAGTAG
- a CDS encoding TIGR03086 family metal-binding protein translates to MLEVAAEPTRRRLLQLLAPGECTVTRLASQFPVTRSAISQHLAILAEVGLVTARKQGRERYYRLDERGVLRLRALLESFWNDELDRLVADATHYPSSRGDFAMAFEKTVVVPLAPAQTFALITRPDRLRRWMAVAARVELRAGGSYRWTVTPGHTASGAVVDVDPGKRVVFTWGWEDHGDPPPGGSTVTVTLTPVGGGTEVRLVHDGLSEEQAARHAEGWNHFLDRLVAAGKHGDAGPDEWAATPDPLDELSCTEATLAVLQHVLRGMDATDLAAPTPCTEYDVSQLADHLMRSLTIIGGAAGAQLPPRDKDAPLETQVADAAQVVLQAWRRRGLDGTVELNSNQVPPTMPVGILSLEFLIHAWDFAIAAGRPLAVSEPVSEYVLGVAHQVITPQARNYAGFAEAVAVPPDAAVLDRLIAFTGRRPAIAPVSTN, encoded by the coding sequence ATGCTGGAAGTCGCGGCAGAGCCGACCCGGCGCCGGCTGCTGCAGCTCCTGGCGCCGGGCGAATGCACCGTCACCCGGCTCGCGTCGCAGTTCCCGGTCACCCGTTCAGCGATATCGCAGCATTTGGCGATCCTTGCCGAGGTGGGTCTGGTCACTGCCCGCAAGCAGGGGAGGGAACGGTATTACCGGCTCGACGAGCGCGGGGTGCTGCGGCTTCGCGCGCTCCTGGAGTCGTTCTGGAACGACGAGCTGGACCGTCTCGTCGCCGACGCCACCCACTACCCATCGTCACGAGGAGACTTCGCCATGGCGTTCGAAAAAACAGTCGTCGTGCCCCTGGCCCCAGCACAGACCTTCGCGCTGATCACCCGGCCCGACCGGCTTCGGCGCTGGATGGCCGTCGCCGCGCGCGTCGAACTGCGCGCCGGCGGTTCCTATCGATGGACGGTGACGCCCGGCCACACCGCGTCCGGCGCGGTCGTCGACGTCGACCCGGGCAAGCGGGTCGTCTTCACCTGGGGTTGGGAGGATCATGGCGACCCACCGCCGGGCGGGTCGACCGTGACCGTCACGCTGACCCCGGTTGGCGGCGGCACCGAGGTCCGGCTGGTCCACGACGGGCTGAGCGAGGAGCAGGCCGCGCGTCACGCCGAAGGATGGAACCACTTCCTGGACCGGCTGGTCGCCGCTGGCAAGCATGGTGACGCCGGTCCCGACGAATGGGCCGCAACGCCCGATCCGCTCGACGAATTGTCCTGCACCGAAGCAACTTTGGCTGTTCTTCAGCATGTGCTGCGCGGGATGGATGCCACCGACCTGGCCGCGCCGACGCCGTGCACGGAATATGACGTTTCGCAACTGGCGGATCATTTGATGCGGTCCCTGACGATTATCGGCGGGGCGGCGGGCGCGCAGCTGCCGCCCCGCGACAAAGACGCGCCACTGGAGACTCAGGTTGCCGACGCGGCACAGGTGGTGCTTCAGGCGTGGCGCCGACGGGGTTTGGACGGCACGGTCGAGCTGAATTCGAACCAGGTGCCCCCGACTATGCCCGTCGGTATCCTGTCGCTCGAATTCCTCATCCACGCTTGGGACTTCGCCATTGCCGCCGGGCGGCCGCTGGCGGTATCCGAGCCGGTGTCGGAGTATGTATTGGGGGTGGCCCATCAGGTCATCACCCCGCAAGCCCGCAACTACGCGGGCTTCGCCGAGGCAGTGGCGGTCCCGCCCGACGCCGCGGTCCTGGATCGACTGATCGCTTTCACCGGCCGCCGGCCGGCCATCGCTCCCGTATCCACCAACTAG